The following coding sequences are from one Niveibacterium umoris window:
- a CDS encoding acetoacetate--CoA ligase, translating into MDLNPLWRPEDGCIESANLTEFARFVRMQFGVAEGNYTSLHRWSITSPEAFWSAIWQFADVMGRPGDLAATGSGMPGVTWFPDARLNFARNLLRRRDDSDAIVFWGEDVVRRRLSRAELYQAVAQFAAALRGAGVVAGDRVAGYLPNMPEAVVAMLAAASIGAVWSSASPDFGVQGVLDRFGQIEPKILVAADGYHYNGKRLDGLGKLAEIAGKLPSVQTVIVVPYLGVDAGLADVPRAQSWAAFVAPHVAETEIAFAELPFAHPLYILFSSGTTGVPKCIVHSAGGTLLQHLKEHQLHTDVRPGDRLFYFTTLGWMMWNWLVSGLASGATLLLYDGSPFACRNNVLWDFAQAERCTHFGTSAKYLEAAAKFGLRPRDTHDLSSLRVLMSTGSPLVDEGFDYVYDAIKPDICLASISGGTDIVSCFVLGNPTLPVWRGEIQCKGLGMAVEVCDENGKPVVGEKGELVCTRAFPSMPIRFWNDPDGAKYRAAYFERFPGVWCHGDFCEETEHGGIVIYGRSDATLNPGGVRIGTAEIYRQVERLPEIVESLVIGQNWPPGSYGDVRVVLFVKLRDGMILDESLIERIKRTIRDNASPRHVPAKVLQVADIPRTKSGKLVELAVRNVVHGEAVKNIEALANPEALEQFRGRTELTD; encoded by the coding sequence ATGGACTTGAACCCATTGTGGCGTCCGGAGGACGGATGTATCGAGAGCGCGAACCTGACCGAGTTCGCGCGGTTTGTGCGCATGCAGTTTGGCGTCGCGGAGGGCAACTACACATCGCTACATCGCTGGTCGATCACTTCCCCGGAAGCCTTCTGGTCAGCAATCTGGCAGTTTGCGGACGTCATGGGCAGGCCCGGTGACTTAGCTGCGACTGGATCTGGCATGCCTGGAGTCACCTGGTTTCCCGACGCCCGGCTCAACTTCGCCCGTAACCTGCTCCGCCGACGCGATGACTCGGATGCGATCGTGTTCTGGGGGGAGGACGTCGTGCGGCGCCGACTGTCGCGCGCCGAGTTGTACCAGGCGGTCGCGCAGTTTGCGGCGGCCTTGCGAGGTGCCGGTGTGGTGGCGGGCGATCGGGTGGCGGGCTATCTGCCCAACATGCCGGAGGCGGTGGTCGCGATGCTTGCCGCGGCCAGTATCGGGGCGGTTTGGTCGTCTGCGTCGCCGGATTTCGGTGTGCAGGGCGTACTCGATCGCTTCGGGCAAATCGAGCCGAAGATCCTGGTTGCCGCCGATGGTTATCACTACAACGGCAAACGCCTGGACGGGCTGGGCAAGCTGGCCGAGATCGCTGGCAAGCTGCCGTCAGTGCAGACGGTGATCGTGGTCCCCTACCTCGGCGTCGACGCCGGGCTGGCGGACGTGCCGCGGGCTCAGTCCTGGGCTGCATTTGTTGCACCCCATGTGGCGGAAACCGAGATTGCGTTTGCGGAACTGCCCTTCGCGCATCCGCTATACATCCTGTTCTCCTCCGGTACGACCGGCGTACCGAAGTGCATCGTGCATTCGGCCGGCGGTACGTTGCTCCAGCACCTCAAGGAACACCAGCTGCATACCGACGTACGACCTGGCGATCGCCTGTTCTACTTCACAACGCTGGGCTGGATGATGTGGAACTGGCTCGTCTCGGGGCTGGCGTCCGGTGCGACCCTGCTGCTCTACGACGGATCGCCGTTCGCGTGTCGCAACAATGTGCTGTGGGATTTCGCGCAGGCCGAGCGCTGCACGCATTTTGGTACCTCGGCGAAGTACCTGGAGGCAGCGGCCAAGTTCGGTCTGCGGCCCAGGGATACGCACGACCTCTCGTCGCTGCGTGTGCTGATGTCGACCGGCAGTCCGCTCGTCGATGAAGGCTTTGACTACGTCTACGACGCAATCAAGCCGGATATCTGCCTTGCGTCGATCTCTGGCGGAACCGACATCGTGTCCTGCTTCGTGCTGGGCAATCCGACGCTGCCGGTATGGCGTGGCGAGATTCAGTGCAAGGGCCTGGGCATGGCGGTCGAGGTGTGTGACGAGAACGGCAAACCGGTCGTTGGCGAGAAGGGTGAGCTGGTGTGCACCCGCGCTTTTCCGAGCATGCCGATCCGTTTCTGGAACGATCCCGACGGCGCGAAGTACCGTGCCGCCTATTTCGAACGCTTCCCGGGCGTGTGGTGCCACGGCGATTTCTGCGAAGAGACCGAGCACGGCGGCATAGTGATCTACGGGCGATCTGATGCGACGCTCAACCCCGGCGGTGTGCGGATCGGCACTGCGGAAATCTATCGTCAGGTCGAGCGATTGCCGGAGATCGTCGAATCACTGGTGATCGGCCAGAACTGGCCGCCGGGCAGTTACGGTGACGTGCGTGTAGTGTTGTTCGTCAAGTTGCGAGACGGCATGATCCTCGATGAGTCTCTGATTGAGCGGATCAAACGTACTATCCGCGACAACGCCAGCCCGCGACATGTGCCTGCGAAGGTGCTGCAGGTTGCGGACATCCCGCGCACGAAGAGCGGCAAGCTGGTGGAACTGGCGGTACGCAATGTCGTGCACGGTGAAGCAGTGAAGAACATCGAGGCGTTGGCGAATCCCGAAGCGCTCGAACAGTTTCGCGGACGTACCGAACTGACGGACTGA
- the malE gene encoding maltose/maltodextrin ABC transporter substrate-binding protein MalE: MNVTRRLIIRCARVCAIGLALGLAAPAFAWEKGKLLIWVGDDRAAKGMRKIAAAYTQKTGIKVVVEVPENPTGAFESAMSGSSGPDIFMWPHDRIGDWAAKGWLSSMAVSQTLKNNIVQVAWDGVTSKGKIWAYPVAVEALSLVYNKSLVPVPPKAFEDIPAVHATLKAKGVGAIGWEVNNPYFSWPMLAANGGYVFRRDLLGNYEPKNTGVNHPGAVQGAEVLQKLVKSGVLNAGMPTGDVEAAMKNGKLAMMITGPWAWDGLTKAGIKFGIAPIPSLNGQPASPFVGVLGAMIPAKSPNNAAAVQLLEQHLLPAEGLLSFNKERPLGIPASKEIFWDFYSDPQIRQAMESVFAGKPMPNNPEMQYFWKHLGAALQEINSNGKKPKDALDTAAKNIANGV; the protein is encoded by the coding sequence ATGAACGTCACCCGCCGTCTGATCATCCGTTGCGCCCGAGTATGTGCAATCGGCCTTGCGCTGGGGCTTGCTGCCCCGGCATTTGCGTGGGAGAAGGGCAAGCTGTTGATCTGGGTGGGCGACGACCGCGCCGCCAAGGGCATGCGCAAGATCGCCGCCGCCTACACGCAGAAGACCGGTATCAAGGTGGTCGTCGAGGTGCCCGAGAATCCGACTGGCGCATTCGAATCGGCGATGTCGGGCAGCAGTGGCCCGGACATCTTCATGTGGCCGCACGATCGCATCGGTGACTGGGCGGCCAAGGGCTGGCTGTCATCGATGGCGGTCTCCCAGACGCTCAAGAACAACATCGTTCAGGTCGCCTGGGATGGCGTAACCTCGAAGGGCAAGATCTGGGCGTATCCGGTGGCGGTCGAGGCGCTCAGCCTGGTGTACAACAAGAGCCTGGTGCCGGTGCCGCCCAAGGCCTTTGAAGATATTCCTGCCGTTCATGCAACGCTCAAAGCGAAGGGCGTGGGGGCGATCGGCTGGGAAGTGAACAACCCCTATTTCTCGTGGCCGATGCTCGCCGCCAACGGTGGCTATGTGTTCCGCCGCGATCTGCTCGGCAACTATGAGCCGAAGAACACTGGCGTGAACCACCCCGGCGCGGTGCAGGGCGCCGAAGTGCTGCAGAAGCTGGTGAAGTCGGGCGTGCTGAACGCTGGCATGCCGACGGGTGATGTTGAAGCCGCCATGAAGAACGGCAAGCTGGCGATGATGATTACCGGGCCGTGGGCGTGGGATGGATTGACCAAGGCTGGCATCAAGTTCGGCATTGCGCCGATCCCATCGCTGAACGGTCAACCGGCCAGCCCCTTCGTCGGCGTGCTGGGTGCGATGATTCCTGCCAAGTCGCCGAACAACGCGGCGGCAGTGCAACTGCTCGAGCAACACCTGCTGCCGGCCGAGGGGCTGCTTTCCTTCAACAAGGAGCGCCCGCTCGGCATCCCCGCATCGAAGGAAATCTTCTGGGATTTCTACTCCGACCCGCAGATCCGCCAGGCAATGGAAAGCGTGTTTGCCGGCAAACCGATGCCGAACAACCCCGAGATGCAGTACTTCTGGAAGCACCTTGGCGCCGCGTTGCAGGAGATCAATTCCAACGGCAAGAAGCCGAAAGACGCGCTCGACACTGCTGCGAAGAACATCGCAAACGGCGTGTGA
- a CDS encoding methyl-accepting chemotaxis protein, with amino-acid sequence MTNMLSNTWRKVGLELKLQILIQGFLFVVLIGAQLWITARFEQQTLNAAAVRAATLADGAIDGLNTMMVAKGKDDDVIRDEKIRSLYIQEIGAGPNIREVRIVRAPSIDKEFGDGLAQERPRDDMDRGVLATGKTATRVSLGADGAAELRAVVPFIAEKTTRSTNCVKCHDAQVGSAIGAASVTLDIKDDLARISSLNTWIWIGQAVLQVVLFFVIGWIVRRLLSQLGGEPAYVIDIATRISRGDLSGEVRTRPGDNNSLLAAMSRMQTALQGMISGALQTAMQLNDAARGLVVSSHQVLSAAERESDASASVAAAVEEMTVCIGQISENAGSAQHHAAATGALAKDGSTAMQDVIVEMDKISESVATSSGVISTLGERSRQISAIVNVIKEIADQTNLLALNAAIEAARAGEQGRGFAVVADEVRKLAERTSHSTTEIAAMVQAIQDGTADAVAGMANGSACVTNGVQRVETADGAMTRIQEGVQQVLASVDDISASLREQSATSNLIARNVEEFARMSDETTRVMREVNNSADRLEQLAAALKASVGQFKV; translated from the coding sequence ATGACGAACATGCTTTCGAACACGTGGCGGAAGGTCGGCCTTGAGCTGAAGCTGCAAATCCTGATCCAGGGCTTCCTGTTCGTCGTACTGATCGGAGCGCAGCTCTGGATTACGGCGCGCTTCGAGCAGCAGACACTGAACGCCGCGGCGGTCAGGGCAGCAACGCTTGCCGACGGTGCCATCGATGGTCTGAACACCATGATGGTTGCCAAAGGCAAGGACGATGACGTGATACGCGACGAGAAGATCCGCAGCCTCTACATCCAGGAAATCGGTGCGGGGCCCAACATCCGCGAGGTGCGCATCGTTCGCGCCCCCAGCATCGACAAGGAGTTCGGCGACGGGCTTGCGCAGGAGCGCCCGCGCGACGACATGGATCGCGGCGTGCTGGCCACCGGCAAGACGGCCACCCGCGTCAGTCTGGGCGCGGATGGCGCGGCCGAATTGCGGGCTGTCGTGCCCTTCATCGCGGAAAAGACCACGCGCTCCACCAACTGCGTGAAATGCCACGACGCCCAGGTCGGTTCGGCCATCGGGGCCGCAAGCGTCACCCTCGACATCAAGGACGATCTGGCCCGAATCAGCAGCCTGAATACCTGGATCTGGATCGGCCAGGCAGTACTCCAAGTCGTGCTGTTCTTCGTCATCGGGTGGATCGTTCGCCGCTTGCTCAGCCAACTGGGTGGGGAGCCGGCCTACGTCATCGACATCGCGACGCGGATTTCCCGCGGTGACCTGTCGGGTGAGGTGCGCACCCGCCCCGGCGACAACAACAGCTTGCTGGCTGCGATGAGCCGGATGCAGACCGCGCTGCAGGGCATGATCAGCGGCGCACTGCAGACCGCCATGCAGCTGAACGACGCCGCGCGCGGCCTGGTGGTGTCGTCGCACCAGGTCTTGAGCGCCGCCGAACGCGAGAGCGATGCCTCGGCCTCGGTGGCGGCAGCGGTGGAAGAGATGACGGTGTGTATCGGACAGATCTCCGAAAACGCGGGCAGCGCGCAGCACCATGCGGCCGCAACCGGGGCACTGGCCAAGGACGGCTCCACCGCCATGCAGGACGTGATCGTCGAGATGGACAAGATCTCCGAATCCGTGGCGACCTCGTCCGGCGTGATCTCCACGCTGGGCGAACGTTCGCGCCAGATTTCGGCCATCGTCAATGTCATCAAGGAAATCGCCGACCAGACCAACCTGCTCGCGCTGAATGCCGCAATCGAGGCGGCGCGCGCCGGCGAACAGGGGCGTGGCTTTGCCGTCGTGGCCGATGAAGTCCGCAAACTGGCTGAGCGCACAAGCCATTCGACGACGGAAATCGCCGCCATGGTCCAGGCCATCCAGGACGGCACCGCGGATGCGGTTGCAGGCATGGCCAACGGCAGCGCGTGTGTCACCAACGGCGTGCAGCGGGTGGAAACTGCAGATGGCGCAATGACCAGGATTCAGGAAGGCGTTCAGCAGGTGCTGGCCTCGGTCGACGACATCTCGGCATCGCTGCGCGAGCAGAGCGCGACCAGCAACCTGATCGCGAGAAACGTCGAAGAGTTCGCGCGCATGAGCGACGAAACCACCCGCGTCATGCGAGAAGTCAATAACTCGGCCGACAGGCTCGAACAACTCGCCGCTGCGCTGAAGGCCTCGGTTGGGCAGTTCAAGGTGTAG
- the purT gene encoding formate-dependent phosphoribosylglycinamide formyltransferase, with the protein MTLGTPLTASATRVMLLGAGELGKEVIIALQRLGCEVIAVDRYPHAPGHQVAHRWHAIDMTDAAVVRAMVEQERPALIVPEIEAIATDELARIESDGLAEVIPTARAAQLTMHREGIRRLAAEELGLPTSPYAFADSLDELRAAIDGGIGYPCVIKPVMSSSGKGQSLVKRAEDLAAAWDYAAKGGRVNQGRVIVEGFIDFDYEITQLTVRANGADGEVQTFFCDPIGHVQVSGDYVESWQPMAMSTVALERSREIAGKVTAALGGRGLFGVELFVKGDVVWFSEVSPRPHDTGLVTLASQRFSEFELHARAILGLPVDVSLRRPGASAVIYGGVDAKGIVFDGVADALRVPESDLRLFGKPESFVKRRMGVAVATADDTDTARVRAKEAARRVKPHTA; encoded by the coding sequence ATGACCCTCGGAACCCCGCTGACCGCATCGGCTACCCGCGTGATGCTGCTTGGCGCCGGCGAACTCGGCAAGGAAGTCATCATTGCGTTGCAGCGGCTCGGCTGTGAAGTCATCGCTGTTGATCGTTACCCGCACGCCCCCGGTCACCAGGTGGCCCATCGCTGGCACGCTATCGACATGACCGATGCGGCCGTGGTGCGCGCCATGGTTGAACAGGAACGCCCGGCGCTGATCGTGCCGGAGATCGAAGCCATTGCGACCGACGAACTCGCGCGAATTGAATCCGATGGCCTTGCCGAAGTGATCCCGACCGCGCGCGCGGCACAACTCACGATGCACCGCGAGGGGATTCGTCGCCTCGCGGCCGAAGAGCTCGGGCTGCCGACTTCGCCCTACGCCTTTGCCGATTCGCTGGACGAGCTGCGCGCGGCGATCGATGGCGGCATCGGCTATCCGTGCGTGATCAAGCCAGTGATGTCATCGTCAGGCAAGGGGCAGTCGCTGGTCAAGCGGGCGGAAGATCTGGCTGCAGCCTGGGACTATGCGGCCAAGGGCGGCCGGGTGAACCAGGGGCGGGTGATCGTCGAGGGTTTCATCGACTTTGACTACGAGATCACCCAACTCACCGTGCGTGCGAACGGCGCCGACGGCGAAGTGCAAACCTTTTTCTGCGACCCGATCGGCCATGTTCAGGTGTCGGGCGACTATGTCGAGAGCTGGCAACCGATGGCGATGTCGACGGTGGCGCTGGAACGATCCCGCGAGATCGCCGGCAAAGTGACGGCGGCGCTGGGTGGCCGCGGCCTCTTCGGTGTCGAGCTCTTCGTCAAGGGCGACGTGGTGTGGTTCTCGGAAGTCAGCCCGCGACCGCATGACACCGGGCTCGTCACGCTGGCCTCGCAGCGTTTCTCCGAATTCGAGCTCCATGCGCGTGCGATTCTCGGCTTGCCGGTCGATGTATCCCTGCGCCGGCCGGGCGCCAGTGCGGTAATCTACGGCGGGGTGGATGCCAAAGGCATCGTCTTCGACGGCGTAGCCGACGCGCTGCGCGTTCCGGAAAGTGACCTGCGGCTGTTTGGCAAACCCGAATCCTTCGTCAAACGGCGCATGGGCGTTGCAGTCGCCACCGCCGATGACACCGACACGGCGCGGGTACGTGCCAAGGAAGCCGCCCGCCGCGTCAAGCCGCACACCGCCTGA
- the malE gene encoding maltose/maltodextrin ABC transporter substrate-binding protein MalE — MKHFRLTRSLLAGVFLASALAAQPAFAWENGKLLIWINNDKGSKGLQKVGDEFTKKTGIKVKVETPENPTEAFAAAMAKGNGPDIWIWPHDRIGDWVKNGWLTPVEPTPAMKTGIVQIAWDGFTAQGKQWGYPIAVEAISLIYNKALIDKPPRSYEEFAEIEADLKSKGIRAVGWETQSPYFTWPMLAANGGYPFQRDLLGNYLGKDTGINHAGAVKGAEVLVKLIKQGAVQPALSYADAEAAMKSGKQAMWINGPWAWEGLNKAGIKFGIAPLPTVAGQAARPFVGVLGAMLPKGSPNRAAAVNLIENFLLTPEGIKLVNDDKPIGVPASKAVFWDFFQDTQIRQAMEGVFAGRPMPNNPEMQYFWKNLSTALKDITTGSKKPKEALDAAAKAIVAGQ; from the coding sequence ATGAAGCACTTTCGACTCACGAGAAGTTTGCTGGCCGGGGTCTTCCTCGCCAGTGCCCTTGCCGCACAACCCGCCTTTGCCTGGGAAAACGGCAAGCTCCTCATCTGGATCAACAACGACAAGGGTTCCAAGGGCCTGCAGAAGGTCGGTGACGAGTTCACCAAAAAGACCGGCATCAAGGTCAAGGTCGAGACGCCCGAGAACCCGACGGAGGCATTCGCGGCTGCGATGGCCAAGGGCAACGGCCCGGACATCTGGATCTGGCCGCACGACCGCATCGGCGACTGGGTCAAGAATGGCTGGCTGACGCCGGTCGAGCCGACGCCCGCGATGAAGACCGGCATCGTGCAGATCGCGTGGGACGGTTTCACCGCGCAGGGCAAGCAGTGGGGCTACCCGATCGCGGTCGAGGCGATCTCGCTGATCTACAACAAGGCGCTCATCGACAAGCCACCGCGCTCGTACGAAGAATTCGCCGAGATCGAGGCGGATCTCAAGTCCAAGGGTATCCGGGCGGTCGGTTGGGAAACCCAGAGCCCGTATTTCACCTGGCCGATGCTGGCGGCCAACGGGGGATACCCGTTCCAGCGCGATCTACTGGGCAACTACCTGGGCAAGGACACCGGCATCAATCACGCTGGCGCCGTCAAAGGGGCCGAGGTCCTGGTCAAGCTGATCAAGCAGGGCGCGGTGCAGCCGGCGCTGTCGTATGCCGATGCCGAAGCGGCGATGAAGAGCGGCAAGCAGGCCATGTGGATCAACGGCCCCTGGGCGTGGGAAGGCCTCAACAAGGCCGGCATCAAGTTCGGCATCGCCCCATTGCCGACGGTGGCGGGCCAGGCTGCACGGCCCTTCGTCGGCGTGCTTGGTGCGATGCTGCCCAAGGGGTCCCCTAACCGTGCGGCGGCGGTCAACCTGATCGAGAATTTTCTGCTGACGCCCGAGGGGATCAAGCTGGTCAACGACGACAAGCCGATCGGCGTGCCTGCGAGCAAGGCGGTGTTCTGGGACTTCTTCCAGGACACACAGATCCGGCAGGCGATGGAAGGCGTGTTCGCGGGGCGGCCGATGCCCAACAACCCCGAGATGCAGTACTTCTGGAAGAACCTCAGCACTGCGCTGAAGGACATCACCACCGGCAGCAAGAAGCCGAAGGAAGCGCTTGACGCCGCTGCGAAGGCGATCGTTGCTGGCCAGTAA
- a CDS encoding DUF4253 domain-containing protein: MGTWSTDAFGNDEACDWVYDLVVTEDLSAIEAAIDAVERGPDASAAVEALAAIETIARLRGHPGARSAYTERLDDWVLRTRLMPPEALMQRALAAIAHILGEDSELKELWDETPDAQAWIESVRALQSRLLAPPAPLEAAPEAHGDHIAALIRRAGTIRFAVPDVAPESPVGALYNAVMAADALSDAARVREIIGWIWQPVAQLGKPGIAWDLAVREAKTWANEGLLDEALAGLEAWRGAAVVAGPGQFEIRAAGLCVNGRDLDRARALRAVACAAAPDPSLWHLDAALLEARLGSVALAREILATHADAFDNEKLKPVVDFIQGILACRDHDPLALDLLTRASEEYLEKSETGSPASWSLFSICAGWWALALHQAGRSDDARALVSALRTILLQPYNLELLAELKQAGLLPPGAEAPPWPLPAQAHSVFQAGSRDTTDHGVFKTVQTRGVNALTQVEAYRRDFAGGSKRYPFLIGDADDLARLLDAIEPAADGGRATLEQARALDATAWLEQHSRKAKPRWPKDGPEPVKMVLSQFKGLPQILKPVMFIGLIELDDPCELFARMGYGDWNACPPPHVHAALHRHWRAQFGAEPIAISNDVVEYIVASPPQSRSEALDLARAHEAYCPDVVEQGVGSTGKLASSLLGAPYWYFWWD, from the coding sequence ATGGGCACTTGGAGTACCGACGCGTTTGGCAACGACGAGGCGTGCGACTGGGTCTATGACCTGGTCGTTACCGAAGACCTGTCGGCCATCGAGGCCGCCATCGACGCGGTGGAACGGGGCCCGGATGCATCCGCCGCGGTCGAAGCGCTGGCGGCTATCGAAACGATCGCCCGCTTGCGGGGCCACCCCGGCGCGCGCAGCGCCTACACCGAACGGCTCGACGACTGGGTACTCCGCACTCGCCTCATGCCGCCAGAGGCCCTGATGCAGCGCGCCCTGGCAGCGATCGCGCACATCCTCGGCGAGGATTCCGAACTCAAGGAGCTGTGGGACGAAACGCCTGACGCGCAGGCCTGGATCGAATCGGTACGGGCATTGCAGTCCCGCCTGCTCGCACCGCCGGCGCCGCTCGAAGCAGCCCCGGAGGCACACGGCGATCACATCGCCGCGCTGATCCGGCGTGCGGGCACGATCCGCTTCGCGGTGCCCGACGTCGCCCCCGAGTCCCCAGTAGGTGCGTTGTACAACGCCGTGATGGCTGCCGACGCGCTGAGCGACGCGGCCCGCGTTCGCGAAATCATTGGCTGGATCTGGCAGCCGGTGGCACAGCTGGGCAAGCCGGGCATCGCGTGGGATCTGGCCGTGCGCGAAGCCAAGACCTGGGCGAACGAGGGGCTGCTGGACGAAGCGCTGGCTGGCCTCGAAGCATGGCGCGGCGCAGCGGTCGTGGCCGGGCCGGGGCAGTTCGAGATCCGCGCAGCCGGGCTCTGCGTGAACGGGCGCGACCTCGACCGCGCCCGCGCGCTGCGTGCAGTGGCCTGCGCCGCAGCGCCCGACCCCAGCCTGTGGCATCTCGACGCAGCCCTGCTCGAAGCGCGACTCGGTTCGGTCGCCCTGGCGCGCGAGATCCTGGCGACGCATGCCGACGCCTTCGACAACGAAAAGCTCAAGCCGGTGGTCGACTTCATCCAGGGCATCCTCGCCTGCCGCGACCACGACCCGCTTGCGCTCGACCTGCTGACCCGCGCGAGCGAGGAATACCTCGAAAAGAGCGAGACCGGCAGCCCCGCATCGTGGTCGCTGTTCTCAATCTGCGCCGGCTGGTGGGCGCTTGCGCTCCACCAGGCAGGCCGCAGCGACGACGCCCGTGCGCTGGTCAGTGCATTGCGGACGATCCTGCTGCAGCCCTACAACCTGGAGTTGCTGGCCGAACTGAAACAGGCCGGGCTCTTGCCCCCCGGCGCCGAGGCGCCGCCCTGGCCGCTCCCTGCGCAAGCGCATTCCGTGTTTCAGGCAGGCAGTCGCGACACGACCGACCACGGCGTGTTCAAGACCGTGCAGACGCGCGGGGTGAATGCCCTGACGCAGGTCGAAGCCTATCGCCGCGACTTCGCCGGCGGCAGCAAACGCTACCCCTTCCTGATCGGCGATGCGGACGACCTTGCGCGTCTGCTCGACGCGATCGAGCCGGCGGCCGACGGCGGCCGCGCGACCCTGGAACAAGCCCGCGCGCTCGACGCCACCGCCTGGCTTGAACAACACAGCCGCAAGGCCAAACCGCGCTGGCCGAAAGACGGCCCCGAGCCGGTCAAGATGGTGCTCAGCCAGTTCAAGGGCCTGCCCCAGATCCTCAAACCGGTGATGTTCATCGGTCTCATTGAACTGGACGACCCCTGCGAGTTGTTCGCGCGCATGGGCTACGGCGACTGGAATGCCTGCCCGCCGCCGCATGTGCATGCCGCGCTGCATCGCCACTGGCGCGCACAATTCGGCGCCGAGCCGATCGCGATCAGCAACGACGTCGTCGAATACATCGTCGCCAGCCCACCACAATCACGCAGCGAAGCGCTCGACCTCGCACGCGCCCACGAAGCCTATTGCCCCGACGTGGTCGAGCAAGGCGTGGGCAGCACCGGCAAGCTCGCCTCGTCGCTGCTCGGTGCGCCCTACTGGTACTTCTGGTGGGATTGA